From Candidatus Saganbacteria bacterium, one genomic window encodes:
- a CDS encoding nitronate monooxygenase, with translation MKLPELQIGGLAARVPIIQGGMAVRISTGNLAGAVAAAGGIGVIGASGMTFEELAREIRIARDKALGGIVGINIMFAAREFLGIVNTAIREKIDVVFTGAGFSRDIFKVGHESKTPIISIVSSARLAKTAEKCGAAAVVVEGKEAGGHLGTDRSVWDIVPEVLEAVRLPVIGAGGIINGASIVKMLKLGARGVQIATRFVLSEECNAAIQYKQRYQTAKQEDIAIISSPVGMPGRAIKTEFVNKILNKNAPKPIGCDFCLKSCSLQYCIMKALVNSQKGDIEQGIVFSGENVWKIKDRAIKPAAKIIEELAAEAEKEPD, from the coding sequence GTGAAACTTCCTGAATTACAGATCGGCGGCCTGGCCGCCAGGGTGCCGATAATACAAGGCGGCATGGCTGTCAGGATCTCGACGGGAAATCTTGCTGGAGCCGTTGCCGCGGCCGGAGGGATAGGGGTCATTGGCGCCTCCGGCATGACTTTTGAGGAGCTTGCGCGCGAAATTAGGATCGCGCGGGATAAAGCTTTAGGCGGCATTGTCGGGATAAACATCATGTTTGCCGCCCGTGAATTCTTGGGGATCGTAAATACCGCCATCAGAGAAAAGATAGATGTTGTTTTTACAGGCGCCGGGTTCTCAAGGGACATTTTTAAGGTCGGACATGAAAGCAAGACCCCGATAATATCGATTGTTTCCTCGGCGCGGCTTGCAAAAACCGCGGAAAAATGCGGAGCCGCGGCAGTTGTTGTCGAAGGAAAAGAAGCCGGCGGGCATTTGGGGACTGACCGTTCCGTATGGGACATCGTACCCGAAGTTTTGGAGGCAGTTCGCCTTCCCGTGATCGGCGCCGGAGGAATAATTAACGGAGCTTCTATTGTAAAAATGTTGAAGCTTGGGGCGCGCGGCGTTCAAATAGCGACTCGTTTTGTCCTGTCTGAAGAGTGCAATGCGGCAATCCAATATAAACAAAGATACCAAACGGCAAAACAAGAGGATATAGCGATCATTTCATCTCCAGTCGGCATGCCTGGCCGCGCCATTAAGACGGAATTCGTAAATAAGATACTAAATAAAAACGCTCCAAAACCTATCGGCTGCGATTTTTGCCTAAAAAGCTGTTCGCTCCAATATTGCATCATGAAAGCGCTGGTGAACTCGCAAAAAGGCGATATCGAGCAGGGAATTGTGTTTTCGGGAGAAAATGTTTGGAAGATAAAGGATCGCGCGATCAAGCCTGCAGCAAAAATAATCGAAGAACTTGCGGCCGAGGCCGA
- the fabD gene encoding ACP S-malonyltransferase: MGKGFAEDYLAEANEILGLDLLKICFEGPEDELKRTELSQPAILAVSVAANDILKNRGLKPDYVAGHSLGEYSALVAAGSFSFKDALRLVHFRGKFMQEAVALGVGAMSAVLNLSKDKVIDCCKKASHLGVVELANFNSPDQIVISGNKISVKEAGRLCKEAGAKRVISLAVSAPFHCSLMKPAADKLKMKLDQADIKESLVPVIANINADVEKSAEEIRKNLYNQVTGSVLWVNSILKMRSLGVTTYIEVGPGKVLSDLIKKIDPEAEVKTYVEA, translated from the coding sequence ATGGGGAAGGGTTTCGCAGAGGATTATTTAGCCGAAGCCAATGAAATACTTGGCTTAGATCTTTTGAAAATTTGTTTTGAGGGCCCCGAAGATGAGCTTAAGAGAACAGAATTAAGCCAGCCGGCGATACTGGCAGTTAGTGTTGCGGCAAACGACATCCTGAAAAATAGAGGGCTCAAGCCAGATTATGTTGCCGGGCATTCGCTTGGTGAATATTCAGCTTTAGTTGCGGCTGGTTCTTTTTCATTTAAAGATGCACTAAGACTTGTGCATTTTAGGGGCAAGTTCATGCAGGAGGCGGTGGCTTTGGGCGTCGGCGCTATGTCCGCCGTTTTGAACTTATCTAAAGATAAAGTTATCGATTGCTGTAAAAAAGCTTCGCATCTTGGAGTAGTTGAACTTGCCAATTTTAATTCCCCGGACCAAATAGTAATTTCGGGAAATAAGATTTCGGTCAAAGAAGCCGGCAGGTTGTGCAAAGAGGCAGGCGCTAAAAGAGTGATTTCTCTTGCGGTATCGGCTCCTTTCCATTGCTCTCTGATGAAACCTGCGGCCGATAAATTAAAAATGAAACTGGATCAAGCTGATATAAAAGAATCTTTAGTGCCTGTTATTGCTAATATAAATGCCGATGTGGAAAAATCGGCTGAAGAAATCAGGAAAAACTTGTATAATCAAGTGACCGGTTCGGTTTTGTGGGTTAATTCGATCCTGAAAATGAGATCTCTTGGTGTGACAACATATATAGAAGTAGGTCCCGGAAAAGTGTTGAGCGATTTGATCAAAAAAATAGATCCAGAAGCGGAGGTTAAAACTTATGTCGAAGCTTGA
- the acpP gene encoding acyl carrier protein — MNESEVLEKVKKVVVEQLGVSDAEVKRESSYVDDLGADSLDTVELVMALEEAFSTEIPDEDAEKIKTVGDTVSYILSHAK; from the coding sequence ATGAACGAATCAGAAGTTCTGGAAAAGGTTAAGAAAGTCGTTGTCGAGCAATTGGGCGTTTCTGACGCTGAAGTCAAAAGAGAATCTTCATATGTTGACGATTTGGGCGCGGATTCATTGGATACGGTGGAACTCGTTATGGCTCTTGAGGAAGCTTTCAGCACGGAGATCCCCGATGAGGACGCTGAAAAAATTAAAACCGTGGGCGATACAGTATCATATATTTTGTCCCACGCAAAGTAG
- a CDS encoding electron transfer flavoprotein subunit alpha, which yields MGIKILDNLCTGCTLCVKACPFGAISMNAREGTQKKLAVIDMLKCTLCGACVTACKLLAIDLKKEESRSGTADLSSYKNIWVFAEHRDGEMHLVTFELLTEAKKLAADLKCEVAAVLLGDKNIEKNLSEIFSYGADKVYLSVHDEFRSYRTAPYSRTITEMIRKFKPEIFLMGATTLGRDLAARLAIRVNAGLTADCTALSIDPEKKILQQTRPAFGGNIMATIIAPNHRPQMSTVRPKVFKKSQLPTPKSQQGNIINFDPIIDDADLLVKILQSIKDESAKVNLQEAEIIVSGGRGIGDPKNFKLIEELASVLSGAVGASRATVDAGWISAHHQVGQTGKTVAPKLYIACGISGKIQHLVGMQGSDTIIAINKDPDAPIFKVAAYGIVGDCLEVIPALIKKIKEIRG from the coding sequence ATGGGCATTAAAATATTAGATAATTTATGCACCGGATGCACGCTGTGCGTTAAGGCTTGTCCTTTTGGCGCTATTTCAATGAATGCGCGTGAAGGAACACAAAAGAAGCTTGCAGTAATTGATATGCTTAAGTGCACACTTTGCGGAGCATGCGTCACAGCCTGTAAATTATTGGCGATCGACCTAAAAAAAGAAGAATCAAGATCAGGTACAGCCGATCTTTCATCTTATAAAAATATCTGGGTTTTTGCCGAGCACAGGGACGGCGAAATGCACCTCGTAACTTTTGAACTCTTGACCGAAGCAAAGAAATTGGCGGCGGACCTTAAATGCGAAGTAGCTGCAGTACTTCTTGGGGATAAAAATATCGAAAAAAACCTGTCCGAAATATTTTCTTACGGCGCCGACAAGGTTTATTTATCAGTACACGATGAATTTAGAAGCTATAGAACCGCCCCATACTCTAGAACAATAACCGAAATGATCCGCAAATTTAAACCTGAGATCTTTTTAATGGGCGCTACGACTTTAGGCCGCGATCTTGCCGCTAGGCTTGCGATCAGGGTCAATGCCGGGCTTACGGCCGATTGCACTGCATTGTCGATCGATCCTGAAAAAAAGATATTACAGCAGACGCGTCCGGCATTCGGCGGGAATATCATGGCGACGATCATTGCTCCGAATCACCGTCCGCAAATGTCAACCGTAAGACCAAAAGTATTCAAAAAATCCCAACTTCCAACTCCCAAATCCCAACAAGGTAATATTATAAATTTTGATCCGATCATTGATGATGCCGATCTTCTCGTTAAGATATTGCAATCGATCAAAGACGAATCAGCAAAAGTTAATTTGCAGGAAGCGGAAATAATTGTTTCGGGCGGACGCGGGATCGGCGATCCGAAGAATTTTAAATTGATCGAAGAGCTGGCATCGGTATTGTCGGGAGCAGTTGGCGCGTCTCGCGCTACAGTTGACGCTGGCTGGATATCGGCCCACCATCAGGTAGGGCAAACAGGAAAGACCGTTGCCCCGAAATTATATATTGCTTGCGGCATATCAGGCAAAATTCAGCATTTAGTCGGCATGCAGGGATCCGATACGATCATTGCCATCAATAAAGACCCGGATGCCCCGATATTCAAAGTCGCGGCATATGGGATAGTTGGAGATTGTTTGGAAGTGATACCTGCTTTGATAAAAAAGATCAAGGAGATCAGGGGGTGA
- the fabG gene encoding 3-oxoacyl-[acyl-carrier-protein] reductase, producing MSKLEGKVAFITGAAQGIGRAIAFSLAKEGADIIVSDINLELAAKTSEEIRSLGVKTMALKSNVSDFCDVEEGVKQAVAQMGKIDILVNNAGITKDGLLMRMKPEDWSSVISVNLTGVFNCTKIISTLMARQRSGKIISIASIVGEMGNFGQANYAASKAGVIGFTKTVARELASRGVCANAVAPGFIQTAMTDKLTEDVKKAMLAQVPMNKMGTPEDVAAAVLFLASPESDYITGQVINVNGGMLMNT from the coding sequence ATGTCGAAGCTTGAAGGTAAAGTCGCTTTTATAACTGGCGCCGCCCAAGGGATTGGCCGCGCGATCGCGTTTTCGCTGGCCAAAGAAGGTGCGGATATAATAGTATCAGACATCAATTTGGAATTAGCGGCAAAGACATCGGAAGAGATCCGATCTCTTGGGGTCAAAACAATGGCGCTTAAATCCAATGTATCTGATTTTTGCGATGTGGAAGAGGGCGTCAAGCAAGCGGTCGCCCAAATGGGCAAAATTGATATCTTGGTCAACAATGCTGGGATCACAAAAGATGGCTTGCTAATGAGAATGAAGCCGGAAGATTGGAGCTCTGTGATCTCGGTCAACCTTACAGGCGTATTTAATTGTACAAAAATCATTTCAACTTTGATGGCCAGGCAAAGGTCTGGTAAAATAATAAGCATCGCATCGATTGTTGGCGAGATGGGGAATTTTGGCCAGGCAAATTATGCGGCGTCAAAAGCGGGAGTCATTGGTTTCACAAAAACAGTTGCTCGCGAGCTGGCAAGCCGCGGAGTATGCGCAAACGCCGTGGCTCCAGGATTTATCCAGACCGCGATGACGGACAAGTTGACTGAAGATGTAAAAAAAGCGATGTTGGCCCAAGTTCCTATGAATAAGATGGGTACGCCTGAAGACGTAGCAGCTGCCGTTTTGTTTTTAGCTAGTCCCGAATCGGATTACATTACAGGACAAGTTATCAACGTTAACGGCGGAATGCTCATGAACACATAA